Proteins from a genomic interval of Piscinibacter sp. HJYY11:
- a CDS encoding DUF4126 domain-containing protein, translating to MNGLDTTQLFAIAAALGWASGLRLYAVVFLTGLAGTLGWVPLPPGLQVLQNPLLLGASGLMMFTEFFADKIPGIDTVWDVLHTLVRIPAGAALAAGVFGMDEASTAAAAAVLGGLLAATSHAAKATTRAAVNTSPEPFSNWGLSLAGDGAVPLMLWLSWVHPWVFFAGLALAVVAMLVLIWVLAKFLRQLLRRFARAIPA from the coding sequence GTGAACGGGTTGGATACCACGCAGCTTTTTGCCATCGCCGCGGCCCTGGGCTGGGCCAGCGGCCTGCGCCTGTACGCGGTGGTGTTTCTCACCGGCCTGGCCGGCACGCTCGGTTGGGTGCCGCTGCCGCCGGGCCTGCAGGTGCTGCAGAACCCGCTGCTGCTCGGCGCGAGCGGGCTGATGATGTTCACCGAGTTCTTCGCCGACAAGATCCCCGGCATCGACACCGTGTGGGACGTGCTGCACACCCTCGTGCGCATCCCCGCCGGTGCGGCGCTCGCCGCGGGCGTGTTCGGCATGGACGAGGCCTCGACGGCCGCGGCCGCCGCCGTGCTGGGCGGCCTGCTTGCGGCCACCAGCCATGCGGCCAAGGCCACCACGCGCGCGGCGGTCAACACCTCGCCCGAGCCGTTTTCGAACTGGGGCCTGTCGCTCGCAGGCGATGGTGCCGTGCCGCTGATGCTGTGGTTGTCGTGGGTGCACCCGTGGGTGTTCTTCGCGGGCCTCGCGCTCGCGGTCGTCGCGATGTTGGTGCTGATCTGGGTGCTGGCCAAGTTCCTGCGGCAATTGCTGCGGCGTTTCGCGCGCGCGATCCCAGCCTGA
- a CDS encoding TRAP transporter small permease subunit codes for MQKLLLAVDRFSTWVGKFFAWAAVALTLLITWEVFSRYALNKPHGWVLDAQIMLYGAMFMTAGAYTLAKNGHVRGDVLYGFFRPRTQASIDLVLYIVFFLPGIVALTWAGWTFAQDSLAIREQTFNADPLPLYPFKFIIPLAGAVLLLQGLVEIARCVICLRDGAWPSREEDVEEVDVDKLKEMVNVKDEDIAALDTYAQRQSREEGRS; via the coding sequence ATGCAGAAGCTGCTGCTGGCGGTGGACCGGTTTTCCACCTGGGTGGGCAAGTTCTTCGCGTGGGCAGCGGTTGCGCTCACGCTCTTGATCACCTGGGAAGTGTTTTCGCGCTATGCGCTCAACAAGCCGCACGGCTGGGTGCTCGACGCGCAGATCATGCTCTACGGCGCGATGTTCATGACGGCCGGCGCCTACACGCTCGCGAAGAATGGCCACGTGCGCGGCGACGTGCTGTACGGCTTCTTCCGACCGCGCACGCAGGCGAGCATCGACCTCGTGCTCTACATCGTGTTCTTCCTGCCCGGCATCGTGGCGCTCACCTGGGCCGGCTGGACGTTTGCGCAGGACTCGCTCGCCATCCGCGAGCAGACCTTCAACGCAGACCCGCTGCCGCTGTACCCCTTCAAGTTCATCATCCCCCTCGCCGGTGCGGTGCTGCTGCTGCAAGGGCTGGTGGAGATCGCGCGCTGCGTGATCTGCCTGCGCGACGGCGCCTGGCCCTCGCGTGAGGAAGACGTGGAAGAAGTCGACGTCGACAAGCTCAAGGAAATGGTCAACGTGAAAGACGAAGACATCGCCGCCCTCGACACCTACGCGCAGCGCCAGTCTCGCGAGGAGGGCCGGTCGTGA
- a CDS encoding alpha/beta hydrolase domain-containing protein, whose product MNRTFLRWKPMLASALAAVLTACGGGNDGEAPRPTPQMRLTISATEDMPGSYVTVGQYERLTGSLAGEVDPADPKNAIIQDLQLAPRNARGMVEYSAEFVMLKPKDMSRASGVLRYDAPNRGNILTMVNPAATPSDAVYLERGYVFLYSAWQGDVPKSSPARLTLTVPVARHADGSSITGPYRSELVPATATPVMTLPGGVFNGSMIPYEPASLDNTQPGYSLTRRVNETDARVPIPPADWKFANCDNAANPFPGTPDGTRVCLRGGFDPRYLYELVYVARDPKVMGVGLAALRDTVSFFRGAAADAAGTPNPVAGAITQTLGQGTSQSGNAMKTFLHLGFNQRLDGGRVFDGLYAHVAARQTNINTRFAVPGGGGAIRTDHTAFGQTAPRALDKDYVDPLTGRRGGVMTRCAATGTCPKFFLGLSGTEFWQLQGSPVLTDADGFTDLVQPDNARIYYYASTQHGGAGGTASINYQPSTAVYPRGTVTQFNDTFRALFIALEDWVVRDVAPPASQVPSIAAGTLVRPEQLAFPAMRGLTWPVAGTPTAIPDFSYRGWYNGYRVLDYGPQYVPQDESGIATLLPPLVGRDYAIMVPQVDAQTGLATSGIRGIEVQAPLGTSLEFNYVAAPGIVDLVSLTGSYIPFHTTEAARLAAGDMRTSLEALYGNQAGYVAAVTNAANALVAQRFLLQRDADLRIQQAASANVLPP is encoded by the coding sequence ATGAACCGAACCTTCCTGCGCTGGAAGCCGATGCTGGCCAGCGCGCTCGCGGCCGTGCTCACGGCCTGCGGCGGCGGCAACGACGGCGAGGCCCCGCGCCCCACACCGCAGATGCGCCTGACCATCAGCGCCACCGAAGACATGCCCGGCAGCTACGTCACCGTGGGCCAGTACGAGCGCCTCACCGGCAGCCTCGCCGGCGAGGTGGACCCGGCCGACCCGAAGAACGCCATCATCCAGGACCTGCAACTCGCGCCGCGCAACGCACGCGGCATGGTCGAGTACAGCGCCGAATTCGTGATGCTCAAGCCCAAGGACATGAGCCGTGCGAGCGGCGTGCTGCGCTACGACGCACCCAACCGCGGCAACATCCTCACGATGGTGAACCCGGCCGCGACGCCCAGCGACGCGGTCTACCTCGAGCGGGGCTACGTCTTCCTCTATTCGGCGTGGCAAGGCGACGTGCCCAAGAGCAGCCCGGCGCGCCTCACGCTCACCGTGCCGGTGGCGCGCCACGCCGATGGCTCGTCGATCACCGGGCCCTACCGCAGCGAGCTCGTGCCCGCCACGGCCACGCCGGTGATGACGCTGCCGGGCGGTGTCTTCAACGGCTCGATGATCCCGTACGAGCCGGCGAGCCTCGACAACACGCAACCCGGCTACTCGCTCACGCGCCGCGTGAACGAGACCGACGCGCGCGTGCCCATCCCGCCGGCCGACTGGAAGTTCGCCAACTGCGACAACGCGGCCAATCCCTTCCCGGGCACGCCCGACGGCACGCGTGTGTGCCTGCGCGGCGGCTTCGACCCACGCTATCTCTACGAGCTGGTCTACGTGGCGCGCGACCCGAAGGTGATGGGCGTGGGCCTGGCGGCACTGCGCGACACGGTGAGTTTCTTCCGTGGCGCGGCGGCCGACGCTGCCGGCACGCCCAACCCGGTGGCCGGTGCGATCACACAAACGCTCGGGCAGGGCACCTCGCAGTCGGGCAATGCGATGAAGACCTTCCTGCACCTCGGCTTCAACCAGCGACTCGATGGCGGGCGTGTGTTCGACGGGCTCTACGCCCATGTGGCCGCACGCCAGACGAACATCAACACACGCTTCGCGGTGCCGGGCGGGGGTGGTGCCATCCGCACCGACCACACTGCCTTTGGCCAGACCGCGCCACGCGCGCTCGACAAGGACTACGTCGACCCGCTCACCGGCCGCCGCGGCGGCGTGATGACACGCTGCGCCGCCACCGGCACCTGCCCGAAGTTCTTCCTCGGCCTCTCGGGCACCGAGTTCTGGCAACTGCAGGGCTCGCCGGTGCTGACCGATGCCGACGGCTTCACCGACCTCGTGCAACCCGACAACGCACGCATCTACTACTACGCGAGCACGCAGCACGGCGGCGCCGGCGGCACGGCGAGCATCAACTACCAGCCCTCGACAGCGGTGTACCCGCGCGGCACGGTCACGCAGTTCAACGACACCTTCCGTGCGCTCTTCATCGCGCTCGAAGACTGGGTCGTGCGCGACGTCGCGCCGCCGGCGAGCCAGGTGCCGTCGATTGCCGCGGGCACGCTGGTGCGCCCCGAGCAGCTCGCCTTTCCGGCGATGCGCGGCCTCACCTGGCCGGTGGCCGGCACGCCGACCGCGATCCCCGACTTCAGCTACCGCGGCTGGTACAACGGCTACCGCGTGCTCGACTACGGGCCGCAGTACGTGCCGCAGGACGAGTCGGGCATCGCGACGCTCCTGCCGCCGCTCGTCGGGCGCGACTACGCGATCATGGTCCCGCAGGTCGATGCGCAGACGGGCCTGGCCACCAGCGGCATCCGCGGCATCGAGGTGCAGGCGCCGCTCGGCACGAGCCTCGAGTTCAACTACGTCGCCGCGCCCGGCATCGTCGACCTGGTGAGCCTCACCGGCAGCTACATCCCCTTCCACACGACGGAGGCGGCGCGACTCGCCGCGGGCGATATGCGCACATCGCTGGAGGCGCTGTACGGCAACCAGGCGGGCTACGTGGCCGCGGTGACGAACGCCGCGAACGCGCTCGTCGCGCAGCGCTTCCTGCTGCAGCGTGATGCCGATCTGCGCATCCAGCAGGCGGCGAGTGCCAACGTGCTGCCGCCCTGA
- a CDS encoding TRAP transporter large permease subunit has protein sequence MKLRRELWFGFILMGIIIAGALAMLASAPVITNGHIGLLMLSLVVVAIMLGFPTAFTLMGMGMLFTWLAYDRDWHKTLDLMVQSAYKVMANDVLISVPLFVFMGYLVERANLIEKLFKSLHLALARVPGSLAVATLVTCAVFATATGIVGAVVTLMGLLAFPAMLRAGYSVSLSAGAITAGGCLGILIPPSVLLIVYGATAGVSVVQLYAGAFFPGLMLAGLYIVYVIIIAKLKPSIAPPLSAAERAVPLPAPLVQAGLSGEQRALPALLNALKGQRNHGVPTGYLLRQLAVVLLPLAVFVLASLWGHHLATRAAPVEGATELQQMGVDSAAPSATERSGLQEPGGLQEPQSEGGLAEPPSDDKPGGLAEPPSEPQALSEPPGAQASEPAKSEPSASVSEPPGAAAEAASQPAAGAASEAPRGYWVGFGIGAAALLGFYVLLSFSRLEIFKMLLSSFFPLVILILSVLGSIVFGLATPTEAAAVGAFGGFILAAAYRQLNLRMVKESVFLTAKTSAMVCWLFVGSAIFSAAFALLGGQELVERWVLGMNLTKTEFLILSQFIIFILGWPLEWTEIIVIFMPIFIPLLDNFGVDPLFFGLLVALNLQTAFLSPPVAMAAFYLKGVSPPHVTLNQIFGGMLPFMAIQVLAIVLLYMFPQIGLWLPQLLYK, from the coding sequence ATCAAGCTGCGACGCGAACTGTGGTTCGGCTTCATCCTGATGGGGATCATCATCGCCGGCGCGCTGGCGATGCTGGCCAGCGCCCCCGTCATCACCAACGGGCACATCGGCCTCCTGATGCTCTCGCTGGTGGTGGTGGCGATCATGCTCGGCTTCCCCACCGCCTTCACGCTGATGGGCATGGGCATGCTCTTCACCTGGCTCGCGTATGACCGCGACTGGCACAAGACGCTCGACCTGATGGTGCAGTCGGCCTACAAGGTGATGGCCAACGACGTGCTGATCTCGGTGCCGCTCTTCGTCTTCATGGGCTACCTGGTCGAGCGGGCCAACCTGATCGAGAAGCTCTTCAAGAGCCTGCACCTCGCGCTCGCGCGCGTGCCGGGCTCGCTGGCGGTGGCCACGCTCGTGACCTGCGCGGTGTTCGCCACGGCCACCGGCATCGTGGGCGCGGTGGTCACGCTGATGGGCCTGCTCGCCTTCCCGGCGATGCTGCGGGCCGGCTACAGCGTGTCGCTGTCGGCGGGCGCGATCACCGCGGGCGGCTGCCTGGGCATCCTCATCCCGCCCTCGGTGCTGCTGATCGTCTATGGCGCAACCGCGGGCGTGTCGGTGGTGCAGCTGTATGCGGGCGCCTTCTTCCCCGGCCTGATGCTCGCGGGGCTGTACATCGTCTACGTGATCATCATCGCCAAGCTCAAGCCGAGCATCGCGCCACCGCTCTCGGCCGCCGAGCGCGCGGTGCCGCTGCCGGCGCCCTTGGTGCAAGCGGGCCTGTCTGGCGAGCAGCGCGCGCTGCCGGCGCTGCTGAATGCGCTCAAGGGCCAGCGCAACCACGGCGTGCCCACCGGCTACCTGCTGCGCCAGCTCGCCGTGGTGCTGTTGCCGCTGGCAGTCTTCGTGCTCGCCTCGCTGTGGGGCCACCACCTCGCCACGCGGGCTGCGCCGGTCGAGGGCGCGACGGAGCTGCAGCAGATGGGCGTCGACAGCGCTGCGCCGTCGGCCACCGAGCGCAGCGGGCTGCAGGAGCCCGGCGGGCTGCAGGAACCCCAGAGCGAGGGCGGGCTGGCCGAGCCGCCGTCGGACGACAAGCCCGGTGGCCTGGCCGAGCCGCCATCGGAGCCGCAGGCGCTCTCGGAGCCTCCGGGCGCGCAGGCTTCCGAGCCCGCCAAGAGCGAGCCGTCCGCCAGCGTCAGCGAGCCGCCCGGGGCGGCGGCCGAGGCGGCCTCGCAGCCCGCCGCGGGTGCGGCCAGCGAGGCGCCGCGCGGCTACTGGGTCGGCTTCGGCATCGGTGCCGCCGCACTGCTCGGCTTCTACGTCCTGCTGAGCTTCAGCCGGCTCGAGATCTTCAAGATGCTGCTGTCGAGCTTCTTCCCGCTCGTGATCCTGATCCTCTCGGTGCTGGGCTCCATCGTCTTCGGCCTGGCCACGCCCACCGAGGCGGCGGCGGTCGGGGCCTTCGGCGGATTCATCCTCGCGGCGGCCTACCGGCAGCTCAACCTGCGCATGGTGAAGGAGTCGGTCTTCCTCACCGCCAAGACCTCGGCGATGGTGTGCTGGCTCTTCGTGGGCTCGGCGATCTTCTCGGCCGCGTTCGCGCTGCTGGGTGGGCAGGAGCTGGTCGAGCGCTGGGTGCTCGGCATGAACCTCACCAAGACCGAGTTCCTGATCCTCAGCCAGTTCATCATCTTCATCCTCGGCTGGCCGCTGGAGTGGACGGAGATCATCGTGATCTTCATGCCGATCTTCATCCCGCTGCTCGACAACTTCGGGGTCGACCCGCTGTTCTTCGGCCTGCTCGTCGCGCTGAACCTGCAGACCGCCTTCCTCAGCCCGCCGGTGGCGATGGCGGCCTTCTACCTGAAGGGCGTGAGCCCGCCGCACGTGACGCTGAACCAGATCTTCGGCGGGATGCTGCCCTTCATGGCGATCCAGGTGCTTGCGATCGTGCTGCTGTACATGTTCCCCCAGATCGGCCTGTGGCTGCCGCAGCTGCTCTACAAGTGA
- a CDS encoding carboxyl transferase domain-containing protein, producing MPALTSKLSPRSEEFKVNARAMRVLVDALNALLAEVALGGGTGPRVKHVARGKLLPRDRVEMLLDPDTPFLEVAPLAAHGMYGGDAPAAGVIAGIGRVSGVDCMIVCNDATVKGGTYYPMTVKKHLRAQEIAQANRLPCIYLVDSGGANLPNQDEVFPDRDHFGRIFFNQAQMSAQGIPQIAVVMGSCTAGGAYVPAMSDESIIVKEQGTIFLAGPPLVKAAIGEVVSAEDLGGGDVHTRLSGVADHLAQNDTHALAIARNAMARLNWKKPQPLACIAPREPLFDAAELHGVIPTDTKKPFDVREIIARIVDASEFDEFKARYGQTLVTGFAHIEGMPVGIVANNGVLFSESAQKGAHFIELCCQRKIPLVFLQNITGFMVGRKYENEGIAKHGAKMVTAVATANVPKFTVIIGGSFGAGNYGMCGRAYDPRFLWMWPNARISVMGGEQAASVLATVRRDGIEAKGGTWSLEEEAAFKQPIREQFERQADPYYATARLWDDGIIDPADTRRVLALGLSASLNAPIPDAKFGVFRM from the coding sequence ATGCCTGCACTCACTTCCAAGCTCAGCCCGAGGTCCGAGGAATTCAAGGTCAACGCCAGGGCCATGCGTGTTCTGGTGGACGCGCTGAATGCCCTGCTCGCAGAGGTGGCATTGGGCGGCGGCACGGGGCCCCGCGTGAAGCACGTGGCGCGCGGCAAGCTCTTGCCGCGCGACCGCGTGGAGATGCTGCTCGACCCCGACACGCCCTTTCTTGAAGTCGCGCCGCTGGCGGCGCATGGCATGTATGGCGGCGACGCGCCGGCCGCGGGTGTCATCGCCGGCATCGGGCGTGTGTCGGGTGTCGACTGCATGATCGTCTGCAACGACGCCACGGTGAAGGGCGGCACCTACTACCCGATGACGGTGAAGAAGCACCTGCGCGCGCAGGAGATCGCGCAGGCGAATCGACTGCCCTGCATCTACCTGGTCGACAGCGGCGGCGCCAACCTGCCCAACCAGGACGAGGTCTTCCCCGACCGCGACCACTTCGGCCGCATCTTCTTCAACCAGGCGCAGATGAGCGCGCAGGGCATCCCGCAGATCGCGGTGGTGATGGGCTCGTGCACCGCGGGCGGCGCGTATGTGCCGGCGATGAGCGACGAGTCGATCATCGTGAAGGAGCAGGGCACGATCTTCCTCGCCGGCCCGCCGCTCGTGAAGGCCGCGATCGGCGAGGTGGTGAGCGCCGAAGACTTAGGGGGCGGCGACGTGCACACGCGCCTGTCCGGCGTGGCCGACCACCTGGCGCAGAACGACACGCACGCGCTCGCCATCGCACGCAACGCGATGGCCCGCCTCAACTGGAAGAAGCCGCAGCCGCTCGCCTGCATCGCGCCGCGCGAGCCGCTCTTCGATGCAGCCGAGCTGCACGGCGTGATCCCCACCGACACCAAGAAGCCCTTCGATGTGCGCGAGATCATCGCGCGCATCGTCGACGCGAGCGAGTTCGACGAATTCAAGGCGCGCTATGGGCAGACGCTCGTCACCGGCTTTGCGCACATCGAGGGCATGCCGGTGGGCATCGTCGCCAACAACGGCGTGCTGTTCTCGGAGTCGGCGCAGAAAGGCGCGCACTTCATCGAGCTGTGCTGCCAGCGCAAGATCCCGCTCGTCTTCCTGCAGAACATCACCGGCTTCATGGTCGGCAGGAAGTACGAGAACGAAGGCATCGCCAAGCACGGCGCGAAGATGGTGACGGCGGTGGCCACGGCCAACGTGCCGAAGTTCACCGTCATCATCGGCGGCAGCTTCGGCGCCGGCAACTACGGCATGTGCGGCCGCGCCTACGACCCGCGCTTCCTCTGGATGTGGCCCAACGCGCGCATCTCGGTGATGGGCGGCGAGCAGGCCGCCAGCGTGCTCGCCACCGTGCGGCGCGACGGCATCGAGGCCAAGGGCGGCACGTGGAGCCTTGAAGAAGAGGCCGCGTTCAAGCAACCGATCCGCGAGCAGTTCGAGCGCCAGGCCGACCCGTACTACGCCACGGCCCGCCTGTGGGACGACGGCATCATCGACCCCGCCGACACACGCCGCGTGCTGGCGCTCGGCTTGAGCGCGAGCCTGAACGCGCCGATTCCCGATGCGAAGTTCGGCGTGTTCCGCATGTGA
- a CDS encoding 2-hydroxychromene-2-carboxylate isomerase — translation MSRTPIDFYFDFSSPYSYVASEWIGALAARHARTVRWHAILLGATFQAAELKSPVSHPIKREYAMLDFERSARFAGVPLTMPQPFPIATQNAARLFWWLQAQDEGRAIAWAHHAFRAYFTRGVNLNDPPVLAALAQEFGLPQGEAEAVWSDAAWKDKLKQANEQAIAAGVFGAPFFVIDGEPFWGNDRRAQMERWLEKGPF, via the coding sequence ATGAGCCGCACGCCGATCGACTTCTACTTCGACTTCTCGTCGCCGTATTCGTACGTCGCGTCGGAGTGGATCGGCGCCCTCGCGGCGCGGCATGCGCGCACCGTGCGCTGGCACGCCATCCTGCTCGGCGCAACCTTCCAGGCGGCCGAACTGAAGAGCCCGGTGTCGCACCCGATCAAGCGCGAATACGCCATGCTCGACTTCGAGCGCTCTGCACGCTTTGCCGGCGTGCCGCTCACGATGCCGCAGCCTTTTCCGATCGCCACGCAAAACGCCGCCCGGCTCTTCTGGTGGCTGCAGGCGCAGGACGAGGGCCGCGCCATCGCGTGGGCGCACCACGCGTTTCGCGCCTACTTCACGCGCGGCGTGAACCTCAACGACCCGCCGGTGCTCGCCGCGCTGGCGCAGGAATTCGGTTTGCCGCAAGGGGAGGCCGAGGCCGTGTGGAGCGATGCGGCCTGGAAAGACAAGCTCAAGCAGGCGAACGAACAAGCGATCGCCGCAGGGGTGTTCGGGGCGCCGTTCTTCGTGATCGACGGCGAGCCGTTCTGGGGCAACGACCGGCGTGCGCAGATGGAGCGCTGGCTGGAGAAAGGCCCTTTCTAG
- a CDS encoding TRAP transporter substrate-binding protein: protein MSTPAPQRRRFLKHATAAAAGAGALATPMVSNAQTTSLRFQSTWPAKDIFHEYANDFAKKVNDMAGGRLKIEVLPAGAVVPAFQLLEAVNKGTLDGGHGVVAYHYGKNSALALWGSGPAFGMDPNMVLAWHNYGGGKALLEEIYKAINMDVVSYLYGPMPTQPFGWFKKPIAKAADVKGMKFRTVGLAVDMYTAMGAAVNPLPGGEIVPALDRGLIDGAEFNNASSDRVLGFPDVAKNCMLQSFHQSGEQFEILFNKGKYTGLPAELRAIIDYGVQASSADMSWKAIDRNSKDYEELKKAGVKFYKTPDAILQAQLDAWDDIMKKKGGENPLFQKVLDSQKAFAQRAKQWQNDYMVDFNMAYNRYFKRGGTKKA from the coding sequence GTGAGCACACCCGCACCTCAACGTCGCCGCTTCCTCAAGCACGCCACCGCCGCTGCCGCCGGCGCTGGCGCTCTCGCCACCCCGATGGTGTCGAACGCGCAGACGACCTCGCTGCGCTTCCAGAGCACCTGGCCGGCGAAAGACATCTTTCATGAATACGCCAACGACTTCGCCAAGAAGGTGAACGACATGGCCGGCGGCCGCCTCAAGATCGAGGTGCTGCCCGCAGGCGCCGTCGTGCCTGCCTTCCAGTTGCTGGAGGCCGTCAACAAGGGCACGCTCGACGGCGGCCACGGCGTGGTGGCCTACCACTACGGCAAGAACTCGGCGCTCGCGCTGTGGGGCTCGGGCCCGGCCTTCGGCATGGACCCGAACATGGTGCTCGCCTGGCACAACTACGGCGGCGGCAAGGCCCTGCTGGAAGAGATCTACAAAGCCATCAACATGGACGTGGTCTCCTACCTCTACGGCCCGATGCCCACGCAGCCGTTCGGCTGGTTCAAGAAGCCGATCGCCAAGGCGGCCGACGTGAAGGGCATGAAGTTCCGCACCGTCGGCCTCGCAGTCGACATGTACACCGCGATGGGCGCGGCGGTGAACCCGCTGCCCGGTGGCGAGATCGTGCCCGCCCTCGACCGCGGCCTGATCGACGGCGCCGAGTTCAACAACGCCTCGAGCGACCGTGTGCTCGGCTTCCCGGACGTGGCGAAGAACTGCATGCTGCAAAGCTTCCACCAGAGCGGCGAGCAGTTCGAGATCCTGTTCAACAAGGGCAAGTACACCGGGCTGCCCGCCGAGCTGCGCGCCATCATCGACTACGGCGTGCAGGCCTCGAGTGCCGACATGAGCTGGAAGGCCATCGACCGCAACTCGAAGGACTACGAGGAGCTCAAGAAGGCCGGCGTGAAGTTCTACAAGACGCCCGATGCCATCCTGCAGGCGCAGCTCGATGCGTGGGACGACATCATGAAGAAGAAGGGCGGCGAGAACCCGCTCTTCCAGAAGGTGCTCGACTCGCAGAAGGCGTTTGCCCAGCGCGCCAAGCAATGGCAGAACGACTACATGGTCGACTTCAACATGGCCTACAACCGCTACTTCAAGCGCGGCGGCACCAAGAAGGCCTGA
- a CDS encoding enoyl-CoA hydratase/isomerase family protein produces the protein MSSLDIQRDGTVARVFLNRPEVRNAFNDTVIAELTAAFTTLGQDGRLRAIVLGGHGKAFCAGADLSWMRAMADYSWEQNRADAQALADMLYTVWRCPVPVVGRIHGDCYAGGVGLAAVCDVLVASDAVAFCLSEAKLGLLPGTISPYVIRALGEQASRRYFVTAERFSAAQAHALGFVHELCSAEALDAKVDEIVAALCANGPMALRACKQLVQDVAGVPVDEALRAETARRIADIRASDEGREGVQSFLHKRKPSWLDGM, from the coding sequence GTGAGCAGCTTGGACATCCAGCGCGACGGCACCGTCGCCCGCGTCTTCCTCAACCGGCCCGAGGTGCGCAACGCGTTCAACGACACGGTGATCGCCGAGCTCACCGCCGCCTTCACGACGCTCGGGCAGGACGGGCGGCTGCGCGCCATCGTGCTCGGCGGCCATGGCAAGGCCTTCTGCGCCGGGGCCGACCTGTCGTGGATGCGCGCGATGGCCGACTACAGCTGGGAGCAGAACCGCGCCGATGCGCAGGCGCTGGCCGACATGCTCTACACCGTGTGGCGTTGCCCGGTGCCGGTGGTAGGCCGCATCCATGGCGACTGTTATGCCGGCGGCGTGGGCTTGGCGGCGGTGTGCGACGTGCTGGTGGCCTCTGACGCGGTAGCGTTCTGCTTGAGTGAGGCCAAGCTCGGCCTGCTGCCGGGCACGATCAGCCCGTACGTGATCCGCGCCTTGGGTGAGCAGGCCTCGCGCCGCTACTTCGTGACGGCCGAGCGCTTCAGCGCAGCACAGGCGCACGCACTCGGCTTCGTGCACGAGCTGTGCAGCGCCGAGGCGCTCGATGCCAAGGTCGACGAGATCGTGGCCGCGCTCTGTGCCAACGGGCCGATGGCGCTGCGCGCCTGCAAGCAGCTCGTGCAGGACGTGGCCGGCGTGCCCGTCGACGAGGCCCTGCGTGCCGAGACCGCGCGCCGCATCGCCGACATCCGCGCGAGCGACGAGGGCCGCGAAGGGGTGCAGTCCTTCCTCCACAAACGCAAGCCTTCGTGGCTTGACGGAATGTGA
- a CDS encoding rhodanese-like domain-containing protein, translating into MKRTAKALVDDTMARVTTYTVEQAREMHGQPGVQVVDVQDVRELEREGVIPGNVPEPATDTEFVLFGDSGWHSAQTTQVLTETGVAHTPARKGAG; encoded by the coding sequence ATGAAGAGAACCGCCAAGGCCCTGGTCGATGACACGATGGCCCGCGTCACCACCTACACGGTGGAGCAGGCGCGCGAGATGCATGGGCAACCCGGTGTGCAGGTCGTCGATGTGCAGGATGTGCGCGAGCTGGAGCGCGAGGGGGTGATCCCCGGCAACGTGCCCGAGCCCGCCACCGACACCGAGTTCGTGCTCTTCGGCGACTCGGGCTGGCACTCGGCCCAGACCACGCAGGTGCTCACCGAGACCGGCGTGGCCCACACGCCGGCGCGCAAGGGCGCCGGCTGA